In a single window of the bacterium genome:
- a CDS encoding TPM domain-containing protein — translation MFQRKKGNAFGLIIIVFLAIVIISLITNNSKNNNLSKSQLKIPAEAGYVNDFAGVISIENKNNLDSYLKQLDKKTGAEVAVITLPSLKGNSIEDVALDTGRKWGVGKKGKNNGVVILVATGDKKMRIEVGYGLEGIIPDGKAGRIRDDYMIPFFKQGETEKGIINGTFAIASEISKAYNVTMPSEFNSLSNLPSSSQTNPEKTSGSDIFIFLIFIILFIVLPRRGLFIGGYTNYGEGFGGSSSGFSGFGGGGFGGGGASGGW, via the coding sequence ATGTTTCAAAGAAAAAAAGGAAATGCTTTTGGCTTAATTATTATAGTATTTTTAGCCATCGTAATAATTTCTTTAATAACAAATAACTCCAAAAATAATAATCTCTCTAAATCACAATTAAAAATCCCCGCTGAAGCAGGGTATGTAAATGATTTTGCGGGTGTAATTTCAATTGAAAATAAAAATAATTTAGATTCTTATCTTAAACAACTTGATAAAAAAACGGGTGCAGAAGTAGCCGTTATTACTCTTCCCTCGCTAAAAGGCAATAGTATTGAAGATGTTGCTCTTGATACAGGTCGCAAATGGGGAGTCGGTAAAAAAGGAAAAAACAACGGTGTTGTTATTCTTGTTGCAACAGGCGATAAGAAAATGCGCATAGAAGTAGGTTATGGTCTTGAAGGAATAATCCCCGACGGTAAAGCAGGGAGAATCAGAGATGATTACATGATTCCGTTTTTTAAACAGGGAGAAACGGAAAAAGGGATTATTAACGGAACTTTTGCTATAGCTTCTGAAATTTCAAAAGCTTATAATGTTACAATGCCTTCCGAGTTTAATTCTTTATCAAATTTGCCGTCATCTTCTCAAACAAATCCGGAAAAAACATCAGGCTCGGATATTTTTATATTTTTAATATTTATAATTCTTTTTATCGTTCTGCCGCGCAGAGGTCTTTTCATAGGAGGCTACACCAACTACGGAGAAGGTTTTGGTGGAAGCTCAAGTGGTTTTAGCGGTTTTGGCGGTGGTGGTTTTGGTGGCGGCGGCGCTTCAGGAGGCTGGTAA
- a CDS encoding response regulator — MAKVLIVDDSTVQRTILKKFLEKEQHEIIGEAKNGQDAVALYKDLNPDIVLLDIVMPDANGIAILDQIINQDENANVIICSSTALRNLIIESIQIGAKGFLVKPITSETLLKTINKIMHMSKIPQNLKNRFCS, encoded by the coding sequence ATGGCTAAAGTTTTAATTGTTGATGATTCTACAGTACAGAGAACTATTTTAAAGAAGTTCCTCGAAAAAGAACAACATGAAATTATTGGCGAGGCAAAAAATGGGCAAGATGCGGTAGCCTTGTACAAAGACTTAAATCCTGATATTGTTCTGCTTGATATAGTTATGCCGGACGCCAACGGTATTGCTATTTTAGATCAAATAATAAATCAGGACGAAAATGCAAATGTTATTATTTGTTCTTCAACGGCGTTGAGAAACCTGATAATTGAATCAATTCAAATTGGAGCAAAAGGTTTTCTTGTAAAACCGATAACCTCTGAGACGCTTTTAAAAACTATTAATAAAATTATGCACATGAGTAAAATCCCTCAAAATCTTAAGAACAGATTTTGCTCTTAA
- a CDS encoding DUF366 family protein, translated as MKSKFIEHEICYTGKELAPHWIYKNFNIKGDAVVGFIGECEVKLPEMVDISDVLSNSPIYSKKMVHFIVEHFNIALVEGVLRQRLLVSIAGEVIGSNLTNNDKLIRNGDDLFYNNGKLSVSIAGKSLNSVLIHLGINIDSVDAPVKAAGLESEMNIKNHEEIAQQIMLNYCKECDEIINASCKVRGVF; from the coding sequence ATGAAATCAAAATTTATAGAACATGAAATTTGTTACACAGGAAAAGAACTCGCGCCTCACTGGATATACAAAAATTTTAATATTAAGGGAGATGCTGTTGTTGGCTTTATAGGGGAATGTGAAGTTAAACTTCCTGAAATGGTTGATATTTCCGATGTGCTTTCAAACAGCCCTATTTATAGTAAAAAAATGGTTCATTTTATCGTGGAACATTTTAATATTGCTCTTGTTGAAGGAGTTTTGAGGCAAAGACTACTTGTAAGTATTGCCGGAGAAGTCATTGGGTCTAATTTGACAAATAATGATAAATTAATACGAAATGGCGATGATTTGTTTTATAATAATGGAAAGTTGTCAGTTTCTATTGCGGGAAAGTCTTTGAATTCAGTTTTAATTCATCTGGGAATAAACATTGATTCGGTTGATGCACCTGTAAAGGCTGCAGGTCTTGAATCAGAGATGAATATTAAAAATCATGAAGAAATTGCACAACAAATTATGCTAAATTACTGTAAAGAATGTGATGAAATAATAAATGCTTCCTGCAAAGTTCGAGGAGTTTTTTAA
- a CDS encoding LemA family protein has protein sequence MKRKGALNTVLIVLGVIGLLLVITFMNFIGIYNRLQTLDESVNSNWSQVENQLQRRGDLIPNLVSTVKGYAKHEKDIYISVAESRSKLSGAIKSGNMKQIGQAEGEMSGALSRLLAISENYPQLKADRVFINLQDELAGTENRIAVARKDFNDNVQIINGQIRVFPTNIVAGMIGIEKREYFQADEAKKSSPNVQF, from the coding sequence ATGAAAAGAAAAGGCGCTTTAAATACTGTTTTGATAGTTTTAGGAGTAATAGGACTTCTATTAGTGATTACTTTTATGAATTTTATAGGAATTTATAACAGACTTCAAACTCTCGATGAATCGGTCAACTCTAATTGGAGTCAGGTAGAAAACCAACTGCAAAGACGTGGCGACTTAATTCCAAACCTTGTAAGTACAGTTAAAGGCTACGCAAAACACGAAAAAGACATTTATATTTCTGTGGCTGAATCAAGATCAAAGCTTTCAGGTGCAATTAAATCAGGAAATATGAAACAAATCGGTCAGGCAGAAGGCGAAATGTCTGGAGCTCTTTCAAGATTGCTTGCAATATCTGAAAATTATCCTCAACTTAAAGCTGACAGAGTTTTTATTAATCTTCAGGATGAACTTGCCGGAACAGAAAATAGGATTGCCGTTGCAAGAAAGGATTTTAACGACAATGTTCAGATTATAAACGGCCAAATAAGAGTTTTCCCGACAAATATTGTTGCAGGAATGATCGGAATTGAAAAAAGAGAATATTTTCAGGCTGATGAAGCTAAAAAATCCTCTCCAAACGTGCAATTTTAA
- a CDS encoding cob(I)yrinic acid a,c-diamide adenosyltransferase, protein MHNEKLSSEELFNPKFDKIGYIQVYTGDGKGKTTASLGLTMRALGRGWKVLIVMFAKGGNGYGELFSFRELSPKLMNQLKIIQAGIDRIVYKNNLSDEDKNAVNYGWKAAQQAAASGEFDLIVLDEANIAIELGLISLEEMKDFLKNKPEALEIVLTGRHAHPEIIKLSHLVSEICPIKHYWDIGVTARKGIEY, encoded by the coding sequence ATGCATAATGAAAAACTTTCATCAGAAGAACTGTTTAATCCAAAGTTTGATAAAATTGGCTATATTCAGGTTTACACCGGTGATGGCAAAGGAAAAACCACTGCCTCTCTCGGGTTAACAATGAGAGCATTAGGTCGAGGTTGGAAAGTTCTTATTGTCATGTTCGCCAAAGGCGGGAATGGATATGGAGAGTTGTTTTCTTTCAGAGAACTCAGCCCGAAACTTATGAATCAGTTAAAAATAATTCAGGCAGGAATAGACAGAATTGTCTATAAAAACAATCTCTCTGATGAAGATAAAAACGCTGTTAATTACGGCTGGAAAGCAGCACAACAGGCTGCAGCGTCAGGAGAGTTTGATCTTATCGTGCTTGATGAAGCTAACATTGCTATAGAGCTGGGGTTAATAAGTCTTGAAGAAATGAAAGATTTTCTTAAAAATAAACCGGAGGCTCTTGAAATTGTTCTTACAGGTAGGCATGCCCATCCTGAGATAATAAAACTGTCGCATCTTGTTTCGGAAATCTGCCCTATTAAACATTATTGGGACATAGGTGTTACTGCACGCAAAGGTATTGAATACTAA
- the uvrB gene encoding excinuclease ABC subunit UvrB gives MSRPLQVISKYAPAGDQPKAINELSAGIKFGYKNQTLLGVTGSGKTYTVAHVIQNIQKPTLIIAHNKTLAAQLYNEMRELFPNNAVEYFISYYDYYQPEAYIPRTDTYIEKTSSINDEIDRLRHSTTRSLFERQDVIVVASVSCIYGLGLPENYFKGSIKISVGDSVDRDELLRHLVNVHYERNDIELERGCFRARGDFVEIKPAYENIIIRIQFFGDEIEKISRINPTTGEIIEICARVVIYPAVHYLSGDEDTKETCQLIKNELTERVNELNSQNKILEAQRLLQRTHHDLEMIREVGYCNGIENYSRIFERREAGTPPATLIDYFPDDFLLIIDESHVTIPQIKAMYNGDRARKDVLIDYGFRLPCSRDNRPLKAEEFWKRIQRAIFVSATPAEYELGISEQVVEQIIRPTGLIDPEIDIRPINNQVDDLIVEIKKRADKKERILITTLTKKMSEDLTDYFLQLGIRVRYLHSEIQSLERVQILRDLRLGEFDVLIGVNLLREGLDLPEVTLVAIMDADKEGFLRSETSLIQTVGRAARNSYGKVIMYADKITNSIKKATEETDRRREIQKEYNRINNITPKTIVKPLSNNLLEMVNSFRSLEDVIAEKMVEIDAKISDLPKIIEKLEKEMHSAAKILDFEKAAEIRDKLKQLREMHKAFLNK, from the coding sequence ATGTCCAGACCTTTACAAGTTATATCAAAATATGCTCCTGCAGGCGATCAGCCGAAAGCCATAAACGAACTTTCGGCGGGGATAAAATTTGGCTACAAAAATCAAACTTTGCTCGGAGTTACCGGCTCCGGAAAAACTTATACTGTTGCACATGTTATTCAAAATATTCAAAAACCGACTTTAATAATTGCCCACAATAAAACACTTGCAGCACAACTTTATAACGAAATGCGAGAGCTTTTCCCCAATAATGCGGTTGAGTATTTTATAAGCTATTACGACTACTATCAACCTGAAGCTTATATTCCGAGAACAGATACTTACATTGAAAAAACCTCCAGTATTAATGATGAAATCGACCGTTTAAGGCACAGTACTACAAGAAGCCTTTTTGAAAGGCAGGATGTAATTGTAGTTGCGAGTGTAAGCTGTATTTACGGACTGGGTTTACCCGAAAATTATTTTAAAGGCTCCATAAAAATTTCTGTAGGCGATTCTGTAGATAGGGATGAGCTTTTAAGACATCTTGTAAACGTGCATTACGAAAGAAATGATATTGAACTGGAACGAGGTTGTTTCAGGGCAAGAGGTGATTTTGTAGAAATAAAACCTGCTTATGAAAATATAATAATAAGAATACAGTTTTTTGGCGATGAAATAGAGAAAATTTCACGAATTAATCCAACGACAGGTGAAATTATTGAAATTTGCGCAAGAGTTGTTATTTATCCCGCTGTTCATTATTTATCAGGAGATGAGGATACTAAAGAAACCTGTCAACTTATTAAAAATGAATTAACTGAACGTGTTAACGAACTTAACAGCCAAAATAAGATTCTGGAAGCCCAAAGACTTCTTCAACGAACACATCATGACTTAGAAATGATTAGAGAAGTCGGATATTGCAACGGAATTGAAAATTATTCAAGAATTTTTGAAAGAAGAGAAGCGGGAACACCTCCTGCAACTTTGATTGATTATTTTCCCGATGACTTCTTGCTTATAATTGACGAATCACATGTAACTATTCCACAGATAAAAGCAATGTATAACGGCGACAGAGCAAGAAAAGATGTGCTTATAGATTATGGTTTCAGGCTTCCATGCTCAAGAGATAACAGACCTTTAAAAGCAGAAGAATTCTGGAAAAGAATTCAACGGGCAATATTTGTCTCTGCGACACCGGCGGAATATGAACTGGGTATTTCCGAACAGGTGGTCGAGCAAATCATTAGACCTACAGGGCTTATCGATCCGGAAATTGATATTCGCCCTATAAACAATCAGGTTGATGATTTAATTGTGGAAATCAAAAAAAGAGCTGACAAAAAAGAGCGCATACTTATTACCACTTTAACCAAAAAAATGTCTGAAGACCTTACGGATTATTTTTTACAGCTTGGAATCAGGGTAAGATATTTGCACAGCGAAATTCAATCTCTTGAAAGAGTGCAAATCCTTAGAGATTTGAGGCTTGGGGAATTTGATGTCCTAATCGGGGTAAATCTTTTAAGGGAAGGTCTTGATTTGCCGGAAGTAACCCTTGTTGCAATTATGGATGCTGACAAAGAAGGCTTTCTGCGGTCGGAAACAAGCCTTATTCAGACAGTGGGAAGAGCCGCAAGAAATTCTTACGGAAAAGTTATAATGTATGCCGATAAAATTACTAACAGCATCAAAAAAGCCACTGAAGAAACCGATAGAAGAAGAGAAATTCAGAAAGAATATAACAGAATCAATAATATTACACCTAAAACTATTGTTAAACCCCTTTCTAACAATCTTTTAGAGATGGTAAACAGTTTTCGCAGTCTGGAAGATGTTATTGCAGAAAAAATGGTTGAAATAGACGCAAAAATAAGCGATCTTCCCAAAATAATAGAAAAACTTGAAAAAGAAATGCATTCCGCCGCTAAAATTCTTGATTTTGAAAAAGCTGCAGAAATTCGTGATAAATTAAAGCAGCTCCGAGAAATGCACAAAGCTTTTTTGAATAAATAA
- a CDS encoding SPOR domain-containing protein: MNTKQIDKRSKSKDNLQNKNNLKPLIFTFLGTFIVFFFAFTVLLPILTPQVNIPALTDEHSMDSVTSNDFKGRIDPRLSSIEQEEDAAPPKLKMEIPAKDQKAQDQQTSSAQQNVVDEDSVIDDPQEPQDSIPAEANNPDYNVPDNYTKALPPQKTPNKVVKSAAIANIPPRPQPSQQYAGETAKPVTMSKVVLGSYATPMQARLVSDTLIEMDLNVAPFIKEKNGRYVLQVGSFSDPAKAESLIQELKSKGFDARAVNE, translated from the coding sequence ATGAACACTAAACAAATTGATAAAAGATCAAAGAGCAAAGATAATTTGCAAAATAAAAACAATTTAAAACCTTTAATTTTTACATTTTTAGGAACTTTTATAGTTTTCTTTTTTGCCTTTACTGTATTATTGCCAATTTTAACCCCTCAAGTTAATATCCCTGCGCTTACAGATGAACATTCGATGGATTCAGTAACAAGCAATGATTTTAAAGGAAGGATTGATCCCCGCCTTAGTTCTATTGAACAGGAAGAAGATGCAGCTCCTCCAAAATTAAAAATGGAAATTCCTGCTAAAGATCAGAAAGCTCAGGACCAGCAAACTTCTTCTGCTCAACAAAATGTTGTTGATGAAGACTCTGTAATAGATGATCCGCAGGAACCGCAGGACTCTATTCCTGCTGAAGCAAATAATCCTGATTATAATGTTCCCGATAATTATACAAAAGCTCTCCCACCTCAAAAAACACCTAATAAAGTTGTAAAATCTGCGGCTATAGCAAATATTCCGCCAAGACCACAACCTTCTCAACAATATGCAGGGGAAACGGCAAAACCTGTAACCATGTCCAAAGTCGTCTTAGGAAGCTACGCCACTCCTATGCAAGCAAGACTTGTTTCTGATACTTTAATTGAAATGGATTTAAACGTTGCACCGTTTATTAAGGAAAAAAACGGCAGGTACGTGCTTCAGGTAGGATCTTTTTCGGACCCTGCAAAAGCTGAAAGTCTTATTCAGGAACTTAAAAGCAAGGGATTTGATGCCAGAGCCGTTAACGAATAA